In Procambarus clarkii isolate CNS0578487 chromosome 50, FALCON_Pclarkii_2.0, whole genome shotgun sequence, one genomic interval encodes:
- the LOC138351538 gene encoding golgin subfamily A member 6-like protein 22, producing MRIKNEVRLAQEENIQLKSQIRQVEEDSRLVKQEIRQVEEDSRQVKQEIRQVEEDSRLVKSRNQQLELAETQAQERVKTALTRIAELERETQQLQEMNNNTAREKGLVQEQLSLLEEQVRVLQTANAALNEEKEETIRKTKEEKRLVEEQLSVSEEEASKLREGNTALQSDKDRQAQQLRSIQEEKNKLTEEKRLMEEEHEKCKRNVSELYTR from the coding sequence ATGAGGATTAAGAACGAAGTGCGCCTTGCTCAGGAAGAAAACATTCAATTAAAGTCCCAGATCCGTCaagtggaggaggactcgaggctggTCAAGCAGGAGATCCGACaagtggaggaggactcgaggcAGGTCAAGCAAGAGATCCGACaagtggaggaggactcgaggctggTCAAGTCGAGGAACCAACAGCTGGAGCTTGCGGAGACCCAAGCCCAGGAGAGGGTCAAGACGGCGTTGACGAGGATCGCTGAGCTAGAGCGAGAGACACAACAGCTGCAAGAGATGAATAATAACACAGCAAGAGAGAAAGGACTTGTTCAAGAGCAACTCTCACTCCTGGAAGAACAGGTCAGGGTCCTTCAAACAGCAAACGCTGCTCTAAATGAAGAAAAGGAAGAAACAATCAGGAAGACTAAAGAGGAGAaacgacttgttgaagagcaactcTCCGTCAGTGAAGAAGAGGCCAGTAAGTTACGGGAAGGAAACACGGCTCTACAGAGTGATAAAGACAGACAGGCACAGCAACTCAGAAGTATTCAAGAGGAAAAGAATAAATTAACAGAAGAGAAACGCTTGATGGAAGAGGAACACGAGAAGTGCAAGAGGAATGTCAGTGAGCTGTACACAAGGTAA